Proteins co-encoded in one Streptomyces sp. NBC_01283 genomic window:
- the fni gene encoding type 2 isopentenyl-diphosphate Delta-isomerase has product MIADRKDDHVRFAAEQQRHLGGHNQFDDVSFVHHALAGIDRPDVSLATRFGGIDWKVPLYINAMTGGSPKTGAINRDLAIAARETGVAIATGSMSAYFADESVEDTFSVMRRENPDGFIMANINANASVEKARRAVGLLRADALQIHLNSIQETVMPEGDRSFSFWGPQIEEIVAGVDVPVIVKEVGFGLSRKTVLMLQEMGVRAADVAGRGGTNFARIENDRRDRADYSYLNGWGQSAPACLLDVHGAGLPVLASGGVRNPLDVARGLALGAAGVGASGQFLKTVLDGGVPALISQISAWLDQLEALMTVLGAHTPADLTRCDVLVRGDLRTFCVDRGIETRRLATRSSSYSTTHETIGNTR; this is encoded by the coding sequence ATGATCGCGGATCGCAAGGACGACCATGTCCGATTCGCTGCGGAGCAGCAACGCCACCTCGGGGGACACAATCAGTTCGACGACGTGTCCTTCGTCCATCACGCCCTCGCCGGCATCGACCGGCCCGATGTCTCGCTGGCCACGCGGTTCGGCGGCATCGACTGGAAGGTGCCGCTGTACATCAACGCGATGACCGGCGGCAGCCCCAAGACGGGCGCCATCAACCGGGATCTGGCGATCGCCGCCCGCGAGACCGGCGTCGCCATCGCGACAGGGTCCATGAGCGCGTACTTCGCCGACGAATCGGTGGAGGACACCTTCAGCGTGATGCGCCGTGAGAACCCGGACGGTTTCATCATGGCGAACATCAACGCGAACGCCTCGGTCGAGAAGGCACGACGGGCCGTCGGACTGCTGCGCGCGGACGCCCTGCAGATCCACCTCAACTCCATCCAGGAGACGGTGATGCCGGAGGGCGACCGGTCCTTCTCCTTCTGGGGCCCGCAGATCGAAGAGATCGTGGCCGGCGTCGACGTCCCGGTGATCGTCAAGGAGGTCGGCTTCGGACTGAGCCGCAAGACCGTCCTGATGCTGCAGGAGATGGGCGTGCGCGCGGCCGATGTCGCGGGCCGCGGCGGCACCAACTTCGCGCGCATCGAGAACGACCGGCGCGATCGTGCCGACTACTCCTACCTCAACGGCTGGGGACAGTCCGCTCCCGCATGCCTGCTGGACGTCCACGGTGCGGGGCTCCCGGTGCTCGCCTCCGGCGGTGTCCGCAATCCGCTCGACGTGGCGCGCGGACTGGCCCTCGGCGCCGCGGGCGTCGGAGCGTCCGGGCAGTTCCTGAAGACGGTGCTCGACGGCGGCGTGCCCGCTCTGATCTCGCAGATCTCCGCGTGGCTCGATCAACTGGAAGCCCTGATGACCGTACTGGGCGCGCACACCCCGGCCGACCTGACCCGCTGCGACGTGCTCGTCCGGGGCGACCTGCGGACGTTCTGCGTCGACCGGGGCATCGAGACCCGTCGACTGGCCACCCGCTCCAGCTCCTACAGCACCACTCA
- the mvk gene encoding mevalonate kinase, giving the protein MASTNARTRAGHEYPAGGPAGGSGRPGVGNAHGKAILLGEHAVVYGAPALAIPVPQLTATAKATRFPCPGNGADRVSFSLTGSGSAAATPLATDGLRRLVAEFKEMTGVTGRMCVDVLIDCSIPQGRGLGSSAACARAAVLAFADLFGHRLDAQEVFDLVQTSEKVAHGRASGIDALATGSTSPLLFRSGSARELPVPVPGSGPPHPPERSGHRGFDGVFVIGDSGVGGSTKDAVRMLRRKFERDPAAQTDFVCRVSSLTDGAAEDLAHGRCGDFGARMTENHRLLRDIGLSTDVIDALVDAAVAAGGLGAKISGGGLGGCMIALAGEPRRARAVVRSLRETGAIRTWVVPTGRFVSHAD; this is encoded by the coding sequence ATGGCATCGACGAACGCGCGCACTCGCGCCGGCCACGAATACCCCGCGGGGGGCCCGGCTGGCGGAAGCGGCAGGCCGGGTGTCGGAAACGCCCACGGCAAGGCCATCCTGCTGGGGGAGCATGCCGTCGTGTACGGCGCTCCGGCACTGGCCATTCCGGTTCCGCAGCTGACGGCCACGGCGAAGGCCACCCGCTTTCCGTGCCCGGGCAACGGGGCGGACAGAGTCTCCTTCTCGCTGACGGGATCAGGGTCCGCGGCGGCGACGCCGCTGGCCACGGACGGCCTGCGGCGCCTGGTGGCGGAGTTCAAGGAGATGACCGGCGTCACCGGCCGCATGTGCGTCGACGTACTCATCGACTGCTCGATCCCGCAGGGCCGTGGGCTCGGCTCCAGTGCCGCGTGCGCCCGGGCGGCCGTACTGGCCTTCGCGGATCTCTTCGGCCACCGGCTCGACGCCCAGGAGGTGTTCGATCTCGTGCAGACGTCGGAGAAGGTGGCGCACGGCAGGGCCAGCGGCATAGACGCCCTCGCCACGGGTTCGACGTCTCCCCTCCTCTTCCGTTCGGGGAGCGCACGGGAGTTGCCCGTTCCGGTGCCTGGTTCCGGCCCACCACACCCACCGGAACGGAGCGGACACCGCGGCTTCGACGGGGTGTTCGTCATCGGGGACAGCGGTGTCGGCGGCAGCACCAAGGACGCGGTGAGGATGCTCAGGCGCAAGTTCGAGCGCGACCCGGCAGCTCAGACGGACTTCGTATGCCGGGTGTCGAGCCTGACCGACGGTGCCGCGGAGGACCTCGCCCACGGCCGATGCGGCGACTTCGGGGCGCGGATGACCGAGAACCACAGGTTGCTCCGTGACATCGGGCTCAGCACGGACGTGATCGATGCGCTGGTCGATGCCGCCGTCGCGGCGGGCGGTCTGGGCGCCAAGATCAGCGGCGGTGGGCTCGGCGGTTGCATGATCGCCCTGGCCGGAGAGCCACGCCGGGCCCGGGCGGTCGTTCGAAGCCTGCGCGAGACCGGCGCCATACGGACCTGGGTCGTGCCCACGGGGAGGTTTGTGAGTCATGCCGATTGA
- a CDS encoding polyprenyl synthetase family protein, giving the protein MTVSYLAAAAAPAAFDAAIGNFFAERRAEVEVLGAGFADTIAELESYVLRGGKRVRPVFAWLGWIGAGGDQYDPIATSVLSACAGLELLHASALIHDDIIDASRTRRGHPAAHVTFADRHRAERFSGDPDAFGVNTAILVGDLAHVWADSMVRASGLPTDAQARLGPVWSAVRSEVLYGQLLDLTNQAGGDEGIEAALRVNQYKTASYTVERPLEFGAAIAGAGTELVAAYRAFGADIGIAFQLRDDLLGVFGDPAVTGKPSGDDLREGKRTVLLASALERADERDPAAARFLRKVIGTDLSDEEVASVRAVFVDCGAVDHVERLISLRTDRAMAVLDSSDATAPARNELAAMAVKATQRAS; this is encoded by the coding sequence ATGACCGTCAGTTACCTTGCGGCAGCAGCAGCCCCGGCTGCCTTCGATGCCGCGATCGGAAACTTCTTTGCCGAGCGCAGAGCTGAAGTCGAAGTGCTCGGCGCGGGCTTCGCGGACACGATCGCCGAGCTGGAGAGCTACGTTCTGCGCGGCGGCAAGCGCGTCCGGCCCGTCTTCGCCTGGCTCGGCTGGATCGGTGCGGGCGGTGACCAGTACGACCCGATCGCCACATCGGTGTTGAGCGCCTGCGCGGGGCTCGAACTGCTGCACGCGTCGGCCCTGATCCACGACGACATCATCGACGCGTCACGGACGCGCCGCGGCCATCCCGCCGCGCACGTGACGTTCGCCGACCGGCACCGGGCGGAGCGCTTCTCCGGCGATCCCGACGCCTTCGGCGTGAACACCGCCATCCTGGTCGGGGATCTGGCACATGTGTGGGCCGACAGCATGGTCCGCGCGTCCGGGTTGCCGACGGACGCGCAGGCCCGGCTCGGGCCGGTGTGGTCCGCGGTGCGTTCGGAGGTCCTGTACGGGCAGCTGCTCGACCTGACCAATCAGGCGGGCGGCGACGAAGGCATCGAAGCGGCACTGCGCGTCAATCAGTACAAGACGGCCTCGTACACGGTGGAACGCCCCCTGGAGTTCGGTGCCGCGATCGCGGGCGCCGGGACCGAACTGGTCGCGGCATACCGGGCGTTCGGTGCCGACATCGGCATCGCGTTCCAGCTCCGAGATGACCTGCTGGGCGTCTTCGGCGACCCGGCGGTGACGGGCAAACCATCGGGCGACGACCTTCGCGAGGGCAAGCGGACGGTGCTGCTCGCGTCGGCACTGGAGCGCGCGGACGAACGCGACCCGGCAGCGGCGAGGTTTCTCCGCAAGGTGATCGGCACCGACCTCTCCGACGAGGAAGTCGCCTCCGTACGCGCCGTGTTCGTCGACTGCGGTGCCGTGGACCACGTGGAGCGTCTCATCTCCCTCCGCACCGACAGGGCCATGGCCGTGCTGGACTCGAGTGACGCCACGGCCCCCGCCAGGAATGAGCTCGCCGCGATGGCGGTCAAGGCGACGCAGCGGGCCAGCTGA
- the mvaD gene encoding diphosphomevalonate decarboxylase, with translation MPIDRETEPAALPESVLDGGATAVAHPNIALIKYWGKLDERLVIPCVDSLSMTLDILPTTTTVRLTPAVRDDTVTLDGKPATGEQRQRITAFLELIREMAGRSERAAVDTRNTVPTGAGLASSASGFAALALAGAAAYGVGLDPTALSRLARRGSASASRSVFGGFAVCHAGRGIGATADLSSYAEPVSVPDFDPALVIALVNAGPKTVSSRAAMRRTVETSPLYKAWAISGKADLTDMRAALSRGDLEGVGEIAERNALGMHATMLAARPAVRYLSPATLAVLDSVLQLRADGVPAYATMDAGPNVKVLCHHADAARVADTVRDAVPACSAITARRGPGARLVTGAER, from the coding sequence ATGCCGATTGATCGCGAGACGGAGCCGGCCGCTCTGCCCGAGAGTGTTCTCGACGGCGGCGCGACTGCCGTCGCCCATCCGAACATCGCGCTGATCAAGTACTGGGGCAAGCTCGACGAGCGACTCGTCATCCCGTGCGTCGACAGCCTGTCGATGACCCTGGACATTCTCCCGACGACGACCACCGTTCGGCTCACCCCGGCGGTCAGGGATGACACGGTAACCCTCGACGGCAAGCCCGCGACGGGCGAACAGAGGCAGCGCATCACCGCCTTCCTCGAGCTGATCCGGGAGATGGCAGGCCGAAGCGAACGAGCAGCCGTCGACACCCGCAACACGGTCCCCACCGGGGCGGGCCTCGCCTCCTCGGCAAGCGGCTTCGCGGCCCTGGCCCTCGCAGGCGCCGCCGCATACGGGGTCGGACTCGATCCCACCGCGTTGTCGCGGCTGGCACGGCGCGGATCCGCGTCGGCATCCCGGTCGGTGTTCGGCGGCTTCGCGGTCTGCCACGCGGGCCGGGGTATCGGCGCGACCGCGGACCTCAGCTCCTACGCGGAGCCGGTGTCCGTGCCGGACTTCGACCCGGCCCTGGTGATCGCGCTGGTCAACGCCGGCCCCAAGACCGTGTCCAGCCGTGCGGCCATGCGTCGCACGGTGGAGACCTCGCCGCTCTACAAGGCGTGGGCGATCTCGGGCAAGGCCGATCTGACCGACATGCGGGCGGCGTTGAGCCGCGGCGATCTCGAAGGAGTCGGAGAGATCGCCGAGCGGAACGCCCTCGGGATGCACGCGACGATGCTGGCCGCGCGACCGGCTGTGCGCTACCTCTCGCCCGCGACCCTGGCCGTGCTCGACAGCGTTCTGCAGCTCAGGGCGGACGGCGTACCGGCCTACGCGACCATGGACGCCGGACCGAACGTCAAGGTGCTCTGCCACCACGCGGACGCCGCCCGGGTGGCGGACACGGTGCGCGACGCCGTGCCCGCATGTTCCGCGATCACTGCCCGGCGCGGCCCGGGCGCTCGTCTCGTCACCGGGGCGGAGCGGTGA
- a CDS encoding phosphomevalonate kinase, which translates to MTGRRTVVRHAPGKLFIAGEYAVLEPGHPAILVAVDRQISVTVSAAEGADAVIDSDLCPGETHLGRGDGGLTGLGADDERQARAGLTHVVSAIDVIEALLAERELTVPPLHLSIRSGLHHDGTKIGLGSSGAVTVAVVDAVAAYCGIDLSPDARFRLAMLATARLAPQSSGGDLAASVWGGWIAYQAPDRTAVLDMARRSGIAETLRAPWPGFGLRRLPPPRRLVLEVGWTGRPASSTSLAGRLGAGDWRGSPSQRNFLARSDECVGASIRALGQGDDDELLRRIRDARRMLADLDGEAHLGIFTPELTALCDTAESFGGAAKPSGAGGGDCGIALLDAGAEKEIAQLREGWGAAGVLPLPVHVQPAKPTQGSAS; encoded by the coding sequence GTGACCGGCCGCAGAACGGTCGTCCGGCATGCGCCCGGCAAGCTGTTCATCGCCGGAGAGTACGCGGTGCTGGAGCCGGGCCACCCGGCGATCCTGGTCGCGGTCGACCGGCAGATCAGCGTGACCGTGTCGGCAGCCGAAGGCGCCGATGCCGTGATCGATTCCGATCTCTGCCCCGGAGAGACACACCTGGGGCGAGGGGACGGCGGGCTCACCGGCCTTGGCGCGGACGACGAACGACAGGCACGGGCCGGGCTCACCCATGTCGTGTCGGCGATCGACGTCATCGAAGCGCTGCTGGCCGAGCGGGAGCTGACCGTACCCCCGCTGCACCTCTCGATCAGGAGCGGTCTGCACCACGACGGAACCAAGATCGGCCTGGGGTCGAGCGGCGCGGTGACGGTCGCCGTGGTGGACGCCGTGGCCGCGTACTGCGGCATCGATCTCTCGCCCGACGCGCGCTTTCGGCTCGCGATGCTGGCGACGGCGCGCCTCGCCCCCCAGTCCTCGGGCGGCGACCTCGCCGCGAGCGTCTGGGGCGGCTGGATCGCGTACCAGGCGCCCGATCGCACTGCCGTGCTCGACATGGCGCGGCGCAGCGGCATCGCGGAGACGCTCCGCGCGCCGTGGCCGGGCTTCGGGCTGCGGCGGTTGCCGCCGCCCCGCCGGCTCGTCCTGGAGGTGGGCTGGACCGGACGACCGGCCAGCAGCACTTCGTTGGCCGGTCGCCTGGGAGCGGGCGACTGGCGGGGCAGTCCGTCGCAACGGAACTTCCTGGCCCGCAGCGATGAGTGTGTGGGCGCCTCGATCCGCGCGCTCGGGCAGGGAGACGACGACGAGCTGCTGCGACGGATCCGGGACGCGCGCCGGATGCTCGCCGATCTGGACGGCGAAGCCCATCTGGGCATCTTCACCCCCGAGCTGACGGCCCTGTGCGACACCGCCGAGTCCTTCGGCGGTGCGGCCAAACCGTCGGGGGCGGGGGGCGGCGACTGCGGCATCGCGCTGCTGGATGCCGGGGCGGAGAAGGAGATCGCGCAACTGCGGGAGGGGTGGGGCGCCGCAGGGGTGCTTCCCCTGCCGGTTCATGTCCAGCCGGCGAAGCCGACACAAGGGAGCGCATCATGA